The genome window TTGCCAAACACGCTTTTTAGCGCGATCTCCTCGCCCGTTTTATAGCCCTCTATCTTTACGGGAGCTTTCGCCGTCTCGTCCTCGCCGCAGCCTGCTAGAAATATCGCGCAGGCCAAAGCCGCAAAAATCGCCTTTACGGTTTTTTTCATATTATTTTCCTTGTTTTGATCTTAGCTCGGTTATGCTTTCGCCGCCAAATCCGTAGTCGTCGGTGCTAACTTCCTCTATCACGACGACGGTTCTGCTCGCGTCGCGCTTTAGCGTATCGCCTAGCAGCTTTGTTACGCCTGCTATGAGCGCGCGCTTTTGCTCGGCGCTTACGACCTCTTTTTCTTTTGTGATTTTTATATTTACGTAGGGCATCTATTTTCCTTAAGCGTATTTTTTCATCGCTGCACGCGCTTCTTTGTCGGCTTCTTTGCGTTTTATCGTCTCGCGCTTATCGTGCAGGTTTTTACCTTTTGCAAGCGCCAGGCGCGCCTTTACGATATTTTTGTCGTTTAGATAGAGCGCTAAAACCACTAGCGTGAGGCCCTCTTGCGTGACTTGACCGAAAATTTTATCTATTTGCTTGCGGTGCATCAGTAGCTTTCTAGGAGCCCTTTCGTCCGGGCGAAACGCCGAGTGCGTCGTGTTTAGGTGGCTGATGTGCGTGTTTAGCAAAAACAGCTCGCCCTTTATCACGCGCGCAAAGCTGTCTTTTAGGTTTGCGCGGCCCGCTCTTAGAGCCTTTACCTCGCTGCCCTTTAGCACGATGCCCGCCTCAAAGGTCTCGATGATGCTAAAGTCAAACAGGGCCTTTTTATTTTTGGCTAAATCCTTACCCATTTTTTACCTTTTATTTTAAGAAAAACACGCTAGCGCCGCTGCCGCTGAGGAAAAAATCTTTAAATTTATCCATCTGCGGGTAAATTTTAAAACACGGCGCAAAAAGATCGTTTAGCTTGCGATTTTCGTATCTCTCCAGCAGCTGTGCCGTCGTCATCTCGCGCATTTTGGCCGCTAAATTTACGTCAATACTATCCATAAAATTTGCCCTAAATTCGCCGTAAACCACAGGCGTCGAGCAAAAGACGTTCGGCGTTAAAACTTCTATAGCGGGCACTTCGTCGTCAAAATCGCTTATTATCTCGCCGATACCGCTAACGTTTGCCGCCTCGAAATCGCTAGCGAAAAATGCTACGTCCGCTCCGATATTCGCGCCTATTTTCATCAAATTTTCGCGCGTTAGTTTTAAATTTAATTCCTCGTTCGCCATCTTTAAAAACGTAGCCGCGTTTGAACTACCTCCGCCTAGACCCGCACCCAGCGGGATTTGCTTTTTTATCACGA of Campylobacter showae contains these proteins:
- a CDS encoding tautomerase family protein yields the protein MPYVNIKITKEKEVVSAEQKRALIAGVTKLLGDTLKRDASRTVVVIEEVSTDDYGFGGESITELRSKQGK
- the smpB gene encoding SsrA-binding protein SmpB translates to MGKDLAKNKKALFDFSIIETFEAGIVLKGSEVKALRAGRANLKDSFARVIKGELFLLNTHISHLNTTHSAFRPDERAPRKLLMHRKQIDKIFGQVTQEGLTLVVLALYLNDKNIVKARLALAKGKNLHDKRETIKRKEADKEARAAMKKYA
- a CDS encoding 4-(cytidine 5'-diphospho)-2-C-methyl-D-erythritol kinase; the protein is MKSYAKINSFLKIVGTRGNYHEIVSRFVLRREIYDEIFFEKSSRFALECDNENIENNIVLKAKFELEKAGFKNELDEFFASHKIVIKKQIPLGAGLGGGSSNAATFLKMANEELNLKLTRENLMKIGANIGADVAFFASDFEAANVSGIGEIISDFDDEVPAIEVLTPNVFCSTPVVYGEFRANFMDSIDVNLAAKMREMTTAQLLERYENRKLNDLFAPCFKIYPQMDKFKDFFLSGSGASVFFLK